In Halobacterium noricense, the genomic stretch AACAGCAAAGAAATCGAGATGGCCCAAGGGCTGAGCGCGGACATCAAGACGGAAGACGACTGAGCAGCCCGTCGCGGCTTTTATTTACGCAACCCCGACAGTCACGGCTCGCGGGTGCGTGAGAGAGGAAGGCGGAAGGGGTGGCGGTTGACTTCCCGCGGACTGCGGCCGTGGGCCGGGACACGGCCGCGTCGGCGGACGCGGAGCGGACGTGGACGCGAGGTTCTTGCCGGTTCGACGAGAAAAGCGTCGACTACCGGCAACACGGAGTAGCGCGCGACGACACTTAAATTCACGTATCGCGGGTGTTCGCGAGTTGGTGCCGGCGGTCGTCGAGTGCGGGGAACTCCTCGCGGACGGTGGCGACGCGCTCGGGGTCGAGGTCGGCGTAGACGATGTTGGGCTGGTCGCCCGTGCTCGCGACCGGGGTGCCCCAGGGGTCGTACACCGCCGAGCGGCCGAGCAGTTCCGCGTCGTCGAATTTACCGCTGCCGTTGACGGCGGCGACGTACGCGAGGTTCTCGACGGCGCGCGCCTGCGGCAGCAGCTTCCAGTGCTCGACGCGCGGGTACGGCCACGCCGACGGCACGAGCAGGAGGTCGACGCCGTCGGCGACCAGTTCGCGGTAGAGCTCCGGGAACCGGAGGTCGTAGCACGTCGTGACGGCGGCGGTGAACCCGCCGAGTTCGGCGGTCGGCACGCGCTCGCCGGGGGTCAACAGTTGGGCTTCCGCGGACTCGTAGCCGAACAGGTGGTGTTTCCGGTACGCGAGCAGGCGCTCGCCGTCGCTGTCGAAGAGCACGCTCGTGTTCGCGAGGCCGTCCTCGTCGGGGCCGCCCTCGGTTTCGGCCAAGTCCTCGACGATGCTGCCCGCGAGCACGGCGATGTCCGCCTCGACGGCCGCCTCGCGGACCGCGGAGAGGGAGGGGCCGTCCAGCGGTTCGGCCTCGCGCTGGTAGGCGTCGAACGCGAAGAAGCCGACGTTGAACAGCTCCGGCAGACAGACGAGGTCCGCGCCCCCGCTGGCGGCCTCCCGGATGGCTGTGACAGCGCGCTCGACGTTTGCGTCCACGGCGGCACCCTCGACGGCAATCTGGGCGAGTGCGACGCGCATCTCAGGCCTCCGCCTCCAGCGCGGCCTGGAGGCCGTCGAGTTCGTCGTCCAGGTTGCGCTCGAAGAACGTCTCCACGCCCAGTACCTTGCCGTCGACGACGAACCGGTTGGTCACGCGGGAGCCGCCGTTCGCCGCTTCGACCTCGTGCTCGCCGGTGACGTCGAAGATGCGGGACTTCCCCACGAACTTCACGTACCGCGGGGGCTCCGTCTCGACATCCCGCGTCTCGACGGGA encodes the following:
- a CDS encoding carbon-nitrogen family hydrolase, with the translated sequence MRVALAQIAVEGAAVDANVERAVTAIREAASGGADLVCLPELFNVGFFAFDAYQREAEPLDGPSLSAVREAAVEADIAVLAGSIVEDLAETEGGPDEDGLANTSVLFDSDGERLLAYRKHHLFGYESAEAQLLTPGERVPTAELGGFTAAVTTCYDLRFPELYRELVADGVDLLLVPSAWPYPRVEHWKLLPQARAVENLAYVAAVNGSGKFDDAELLGRSAVYDPWGTPVASTGDQPNIVYADLDPERVATVREEFPALDDRRHQLANTRDT
- a CDS encoding CoxG family protein — protein: MTVRVERTFEVSVSPEDVWAFIADPEKRAGAISVVDSYEHEGDTTTWHVRLPIPVVRSTIPVETRDVETEPPRYVKFVGKSRIFDVTGEHEVEAANGGSRVTNRFVVDGKVLGVETFFERNLDDELDGLQAALEAEA